The Thermodesulfobacteriota bacterium genome has a window encoding:
- a CDS encoding glycosyltransferase family 4 protein, whose protein sequence is MKLLIVDHSPFVGGATRVMSNLLELFDRKEFHSVMVCPPGSDSVAHFEDMGIEVNTVPMPWFTRRASIPKYLSYLFGLLLASYRITRLLYGKKIDIVHANSFIASLYCIIPALISRRPMVWHMHDILEADGFNRLFIRLSGFGARKIVCPSEAVKKGLVEFGVDPEKCVVIYNSMREVKDGVGRGGFREELNVDKETVLIGMVGFITEWKGQAVFVRTVPDVVKSFPRVKFVIVGDAMLDSDREYREGLHSFVEENGIGDRVIFTGHRKDVLDIMADLDIVVHASLSPDPLPTVVLEAMSAGRPVIATDVGGCAEMVTDGVNGFLIRPQDPKGLAECIVKLATDPDLRERMGREGSAILKEKFSPDENLRKIRQVYKEVSEG, encoded by the coding sequence ATGAAGCTCCTTATTGTTGACCATAGCCCGTTCGTCGGCGGGGCGACAAGGGTCATGTCGAACCTGCTGGAGCTCTTCGACAGAAAAGAGTTCCACTCCGTAATGGTCTGTCCGCCGGGCTCCGACTCGGTAGCGCACTTCGAGGATATGGGCATCGAGGTAAACACCGTCCCCATGCCCTGGTTTACAAGGCGGGCGAGCATCCCGAAATACCTTTCCTATCTCTTCGGTCTTCTCCTCGCGTCATACCGAATAACAAGGCTCCTGTACGGGAAAAAAATCGACATAGTCCACGCCAACTCTTTTATCGCAAGCCTGTACTGCATAATACCCGCGCTCATTTCCCGAAGGCCCATGGTCTGGCATATGCACGACATACTGGAGGCCGACGGCTTTAACAGGCTTTTTATCAGGCTGTCGGGGTTCGGGGCCCGGAAGATAGTATGCCCCTCGGAGGCGGTAAAAAAAGGGCTTGTGGAGTTTGGCGTAGACCCTGAAAAATGTGTCGTAATCTACAACTCCATGCGGGAGGTCAAGGACGGCGTGGGCCGCGGCGGGTTCAGAGAGGAACTGAACGTCGACAAAGAGACCGTCCTTATAGGGATGGTGGGCTTTATAACCGAATGGAAAGGGCAGGCGGTCTTTGTAAGGACCGTCCCCGACGTGGTCAAGAGCTTCCCACGCGTTAAGTTCGTAATCGTGGGAGACGCCATGCTCGACTCCGACAGGGAGTACAGGGAGGGGCTCCACAGCTTTGTCGAAGAGAACGGAATAGGCGACAGGGTAATCTTCACGGGCCACCGGAAAGACGTCCTCGATATCATGGCGGACCTGGACATTGTGGTCCATGCCTCCTTATCGCCGGATCCGCTACCCACAGTAGTGCTTGAGGCCATGAGCGCCGGCAGACCGGTCATAGCGACCGACGTGGGCGGCTGCGCGGAGATGGTCACCGACGGCGTGAACGGATTTTTGATACGGCCGCAAGACCCAAAGGGCCTCGCCGAATGTATCGTGAAGCTGGCCACGGACCCGGACTTAAGGGAGAGGATGGGGCGGGAAGGCTCCGCCATCCTCAAGGAGAAGTTCTCGCCGGACGAGAACCTGAGGAAGATAAGGCAGGTTTATAAAGAAGTGTCCGAAGGATAA